A single genomic interval of Stieleria maiorica harbors:
- a CDS encoding YheT family hydrolase codes for MKPFVPPPFKPDLLMRGGHLQTLASLRAPAEQIAPVHQHVVELPDGDAIVLHENAAVDGGQSGPAVALFHGLSGCHGSPYMVRLTMRLVSLGWTVYRVDMRGCGAARDLARQLSHAGRSDDVLAAIDFIARRHPATTLSAVGVSLGGNQLLRLAGRIGAGLDARPQWFDRLDRIAVVAPPIDLIRCSENMQRLSRRLYNYYFIRTLFERIAPAVRDRQQFQAIASLGRPKTLLELDDRLTAPLSGFQGASEYYQQCGAIHVTESNPVKTLVLAAKDDPIVPVDCFTTARWPEQTQLVLTATGGHAGFVARRRNHWMDDCLVAWLNRL; via the coding sequence ATGAAACCCTTTGTGCCCCCACCGTTTAAACCCGACCTGCTGATGCGTGGCGGGCATTTGCAGACGCTCGCGTCGCTGCGGGCGCCGGCCGAGCAGATCGCCCCGGTGCATCAGCACGTCGTCGAGCTGCCGGACGGGGATGCCATTGTGCTGCATGAAAACGCGGCGGTCGATGGTGGGCAATCCGGCCCGGCGGTGGCATTGTTTCACGGATTGAGCGGATGCCACGGATCGCCGTACATGGTTCGCTTGACGATGCGACTGGTCTCTCTGGGGTGGACGGTGTACCGCGTCGACATGCGGGGCTGTGGCGCGGCCAGGGATTTGGCGCGACAGCTCAGCCATGCCGGCCGCAGCGACGACGTGCTGGCGGCGATCGATTTTATCGCGCGGCGTCATCCCGCCACGACACTGTCCGCCGTGGGCGTGTCGTTGGGCGGAAACCAATTGTTGCGTCTGGCCGGCCGGATCGGCGCCGGGCTGGACGCGCGTCCGCAGTGGTTTGACCGCTTGGACCGGATCGCGGTCGTGGCCCCCCCGATCGACCTGATCCGATGCAGCGAAAACATGCAGCGGCTCTCCCGCCGGTTGTACAACTACTACTTCATCCGCACGTTGTTTGAGCGGATCGCACCGGCGGTCCGCGATCGCCAGCAGTTTCAAGCAATCGCCTCGCTCGGTCGTCCCAAAACCCTGTTGGAGCTGGATGATCGGTTGACCGCCCCGTTGAGCGGTTTTCAGGGGGCGTCAGAGTATTACCAGCAGTGTGGGGCGATCCACGTGACCGAGTCCAATCCGGTGAAAACCCTGGTTCTGGCGGCCAAGGATGATCCGATTGTCCCCGTTGATTGCTTCACCACCGCCCGCTGGCCGGAGCAAACTCAGCTCGTTTTAACGGCAACGGGGGGGCATGCGGGCTTCGTCGCCCGGCGGCGGAACCATTGGATGGACGATTGTTTGGTCGCTTGGCTGAATCGACTTTGA
- a CDS encoding VWA domain-containing protein: MPPGPATTIRFVAHRHVLSFAAALTVMLATFPPNAAAADRNEARFRRLLIGRHDQARVAALQSIPSDFQSRLYALPIIINALETLRKDGRFDRAEQLGQPELPGGVRMMIDFVGTIDRPEATQGLVELLPCERVTWAMAAIGTLSKNQHHAAIDDLIGLIESEHFENSYGFRFTLARGLKQMNHPDAWEGLAKLFDRVDGQLAHRLDQEFQDITEDDFGGDAKRFQAWRGLVGLSAENDSPEPDGLAKANAILSQDGKSSMPLPERMGLQPSKSAASYAREKRLKPSHYYGIDIFAKRLLFVIDRSGSMRTVVGGRARIQRAKMELITAINGLDEQCEFGILVFDNEVRAWREDLVQATEENKRNATRFVEYLSAGRSTNTYAALRQSLSFDPQLEAVFLLTDGEPTAGQIVNPSAILLDILRRNEVHNVTINTIAIAVEPLMATFLRNLSEPSNGEFREVR, from the coding sequence ATGCCACCCGGTCCAGCGACGACGATTCGCTTTGTCGCACATCGGCACGTCCTCTCGTTCGCGGCCGCTCTGACAGTGATGCTGGCGACCTTCCCGCCAAACGCGGCCGCGGCGGATCGAAATGAAGCCCGTTTCCGGCGGCTGCTGATCGGCCGACACGACCAAGCACGTGTTGCGGCCCTGCAGTCGATCCCGAGTGACTTTCAAAGCCGCTTGTATGCGTTGCCGATCATCATCAACGCCCTGGAGACACTCCGCAAGGATGGCCGCTTCGACCGCGCCGAACAACTGGGCCAGCCAGAGCTTCCCGGTGGCGTGCGAATGATGATCGACTTCGTCGGAACAATCGATCGTCCCGAAGCGACACAAGGGCTCGTTGAGCTGCTCCCTTGTGAACGAGTCACCTGGGCGATGGCGGCGATCGGAACCTTGAGCAAGAACCAACATCATGCCGCCATTGATGATCTGATCGGTCTGATCGAATCGGAACACTTTGAAAACAGTTACGGGTTTCGGTTCACGCTCGCACGGGGGCTGAAACAGATGAACCACCCCGACGCCTGGGAAGGCCTGGCCAAATTGTTTGATCGCGTTGATGGGCAATTGGCTCACCGTTTGGACCAGGAGTTTCAAGACATCACCGAAGACGACTTCGGGGGTGATGCGAAACGATTTCAAGCCTGGCGAGGCTTGGTCGGATTGTCCGCGGAGAACGATTCCCCCGAACCAGATGGTTTGGCGAAAGCAAACGCAATCCTCAGCCAGGATGGCAAATCGTCGATGCCGCTGCCGGAGCGGATGGGGCTGCAACCGTCCAAATCCGCCGCCTCCTACGCCCGTGAAAAGCGGCTGAAACCGTCGCACTATTACGGCATCGATATCTTTGCCAAACGCTTGCTGTTCGTGATCGACCGCAGCGGCAGCATGCGGACGGTCGTCGGCGGCCGCGCACGCATCCAACGCGCGAAAATGGAACTGATCACGGCGATCAATGGCCTGGATGAACAATGCGAATTCGGAATCCTGGTGTTTGACAACGAAGTCCGCGCGTGGCGCGAGGATTTGGTCCAAGCGACCGAAGAAAACAAACGCAACGCGACGCGTTTTGTCGAATACCTGTCCGCCGGTCGCTCGACCAACACCTACGCGGCGCTGCGACAATCGCTCAGCTTTGACCCGCAACTGGAGGCAGTGTTCCTATTGACCGATGGCGAACCGACGGCCGGTCAGATCGTCAATCCCTCGGCCATTCTGTTGGATATCCTCCGCCGCAACGAAGTTCACAACGTGACGATCAACACGATCGCGATCGCCGTCGAACCGCTGATGGCCACGTTCCTAAGAAACCTGAGCGAACCGAGCAACGGCGAATTCCGCGAGGTGCGGTGA
- a CDS encoding cadherin-like domain-containing protein yields the protein MKSLRQLLRRRLHASSAERSQKRRATKHPRGGEMKRRLTTQALEQRQLLAGDLQPAHNYWHGHDVNQDLQITPSDALSVINYLATTSAGASGEQVASSSAEDFAGRKVDVNADGNVTPSDALSVINALARGEQLGELVELMLSARDEDDNLLTVSNGVVQAPGVGIENSFYLEVSYDDLRTFGDDKGAFSVFPDLGVSTGGILQPVLREAQQIVIDSAIRQTQSGFVTVGREGTTDTVDISIGQIQGGFSAALSDALINTFGMPAGSFEITEPTALKGEDGQDLGFEIFYSADQFGNVDIADLTFTPNFDNTVAIDFREFAPLEADGTTPNSAAVRFNLDARSRTLPNNQEFYNLLNRGSFDFATGFTDIGGVGGAFPNGIRDVNGGVMPPTVDVFRIEVFLNAEISDSNPLIIDVNPGEGVDPLTLYGSNDVVTEDLILLDDDARVTISTGAVAVNNPPTVSPVPLEITVSEDDGVSMPSLLTGADDIDGDTLSVDSFNFTGGDTSGVALNGNTVTITPSAYNDLQVGATEVVTATFNIIDGRGGSVSQTLSLTINGANDAPVVSGPISETRSENAETFNVDLLQNASDPDGDTLDAINIAPQAGTGDTSGITVDDAQNRLIVDPSAYAALEDGEQEVIVYDFTVSDGNGGTVMSTVTITINGDTPNSDPVAGDPITLTVSEDDADTTLDLLTNVTDVDPEDTLSVDAATIVTTGDTVGFTVNGNVLSISPAAYNALAASDTETVTYNYDVIDGEGGRVAHSATITINGANDAPEVDAAVSVTVTEDDASTNVDLLDGASDPDNGDSVAVDSLTLRSGDDSGISANGSNGLTIDPSVYNSLPVGQSEVIIYDYNLIDGNGGTTAQSATITITGVNDAPTVGNPIVLTVTEDDSAQSLNLLTGAADPDTGDTLVAESLTFSGSSSAFTLVNDTTLTFDPNFFNGLGATENEVITVNYDVADGNGGTAAQTATITVTGVNDSPVLSGPIDESYSEDAGTQALSLLLGASDPDTNDVLTVENVNVSGDDSGITRNGADLSIDTSAYSSLEEGESVEIVFTYEVTDGTVSLNQTATVTITGGADTPIPGPDISLTLNESDAARTVDLLQGSSDPNGDPLSVTNATIRSGDARGVTIDAANNRLLVDPAAYVDLEDGESEVIIVDYNVSDDNGNSAPRTATVTIIGQTIVPSTISGQLFIDHIENSEAVRGGAAPIRNGVKDADEKGLAGVTIRLHEVTSSGETPVASVLTDMNGAYSFTGIFPGTYVVEYDVPDSVHFTGSTRGRIVISDAGGQSASGPMLDAIGLIGVQQRLDLLAKSYIAAGIIDTSELPEGLGGGSVHLNADGTMKMFVAGEGFDPEFAEVVLNDARDAALLTIIDAVDGKVKSARLNLDQFVVTSDGLGVRFFGGMDDFDFVETSEELVQDEFEDYRNAIDKIIGSEF from the coding sequence ATGAAAAGCCTGCGTCAGTTGCTCCGCCGCCGTTTGCACGCCTCCAGTGCGGAACGTTCCCAGAAGCGTCGAGCCACCAAGCATCCTCGCGGTGGCGAAATGAAACGACGGCTGACCACTCAAGCACTTGAACAGCGTCAACTGCTGGCAGGCGATTTGCAGCCCGCCCACAACTACTGGCACGGTCACGACGTCAATCAAGACCTTCAGATCACGCCCAGCGACGCCTTGAGTGTGATCAACTACCTGGCCACGACCAGCGCCGGCGCCAGCGGCGAGCAGGTCGCGAGCAGTTCCGCCGAAGACTTTGCCGGCCGGAAGGTGGACGTCAACGCCGACGGCAACGTCACACCGAGTGACGCCCTGAGCGTGATCAACGCCCTGGCCCGCGGCGAGCAATTGGGCGAGTTGGTCGAATTAATGCTGAGCGCTCGCGACGAGGACGACAACTTGCTGACGGTCAGCAACGGCGTCGTCCAAGCCCCCGGCGTCGGCATCGAGAATTCGTTCTACCTGGAAGTCTCTTACGACGACCTGCGAACGTTCGGTGACGACAAGGGTGCGTTCTCGGTCTTCCCCGACCTGGGCGTCAGCACGGGCGGAATCCTGCAACCGGTGTTGCGTGAAGCACAGCAGATCGTCATCGACAGTGCGATTCGCCAGACCCAATCCGGGTTTGTCACCGTCGGACGTGAAGGCACCACGGACACCGTGGACATCAGCATCGGTCAGATCCAGGGCGGGTTCTCTGCAGCCCTCAGCGACGCGTTGATCAACACCTTCGGGATGCCCGCCGGCAGTTTCGAAATCACCGAACCGACCGCACTCAAAGGCGAAGACGGCCAGGACCTGGGCTTTGAAATCTTCTACAGCGCCGACCAGTTCGGCAACGTGGACATCGCCGACCTGACCTTCACGCCCAACTTTGACAACACGGTCGCAATCGACTTCCGCGAGTTTGCCCCGCTGGAGGCCGATGGCACGACTCCGAATTCGGCCGCCGTGCGATTCAACCTGGACGCGCGAAGCCGCACGCTGCCGAACAATCAGGAATTCTACAACCTGCTCAACCGCGGCTCGTTTGACTTTGCGACCGGATTCACCGACATCGGTGGCGTCGGCGGCGCGTTCCCCAACGGGATCCGCGACGTCAACGGCGGGGTGATGCCGCCAACGGTTGACGTGTTCCGCATCGAAGTCTTTTTGAACGCCGAAATCTCCGACTCCAATCCGTTGATCATCGACGTCAATCCCGGCGAAGGCGTTGATCCGTTGACGCTTTACGGCAGCAACGACGTCGTCACCGAAGACCTGATCCTGCTGGATGACGACGCCCGCGTGACGATCAGCACCGGTGCCGTCGCGGTCAACAATCCGCCGACCGTTTCACCGGTTCCGTTGGAGATCACCGTCAGCGAAGACGACGGCGTGTCCATGCCCAGTTTGCTGACCGGGGCCGATGACATCGACGGCGACACGCTGTCGGTCGACTCGTTCAACTTCACCGGCGGCGACACCTCCGGTGTGGCACTCAACGGCAACACCGTCACGATCACCCCATCGGCCTATAACGACTTGCAGGTAGGTGCCACGGAAGTCGTCACCGCGACCTTCAACATCATCGACGGCAGGGGCGGCAGTGTTAGCCAAACGCTTTCGCTGACCATCAACGGTGCCAACGACGCTCCCGTGGTGAGCGGCCCGATCTCGGAAACACGCAGCGAGAATGCCGAAACGTTCAATGTGGATCTCTTGCAGAATGCCAGTGACCCCGACGGCGACACCTTGGATGCGATCAACATCGCCCCCCAAGCCGGCACCGGGGACACATCGGGCATCACCGTCGATGACGCCCAAAATCGATTGATCGTGGATCCCTCGGCCTACGCCGCCCTTGAAGATGGCGAGCAAGAAGTCATCGTCTACGATTTCACGGTTTCCGACGGCAACGGCGGCACGGTGATGTCGACCGTGACCATCACCATCAACGGCGACACCCCCAACAGCGACCCGGTCGCCGGCGACCCGATAACCCTGACGGTCTCCGAAGACGACGCCGATACCACGCTGGACCTGCTGACCAACGTCACGGACGTGGACCCCGAAGACACCTTGAGTGTCGACGCGGCGACGATCGTGACCACCGGCGACACCGTCGGCTTCACCGTCAACGGCAACGTGCTGTCGATTTCACCGGCGGCCTACAACGCATTGGCCGCCTCGGACACCGAAACGGTCACCTACAACTATGACGTCATCGACGGGGAAGGCGGACGCGTCGCCCATTCGGCGACCATCACCATCAACGGCGCCAACGACGCGCCTGAAGTCGATGCCGCAGTGTCCGTCACCGTCACCGAAGACGACGCCAGCACGAACGTCGATCTGCTCGACGGAGCCTCGGATCCCGACAACGGCGACAGCGTTGCGGTCGACTCCCTGACCCTCCGTTCCGGCGACGACAGCGGCATCTCCGCCAACGGCTCAAACGGATTGACGATCGATCCCTCGGTCTACAACTCGCTGCCGGTCGGCCAGTCGGAAGTCATCATCTATGACTACAACCTGATCGACGGCAACGGCGGGACGACCGCCCAGTCGGCGACGATCACGATCACCGGTGTCAATGACGCCCCGACCGTCGGTAACCCGATCGTATTGACCGTGACCGAAGACGACTCGGCACAATCGCTGAATCTGCTCACCGGTGCGGCCGACCCGGATACCGGCGACACCTTGGTTGCCGAAAGCCTGACCTTCAGCGGCAGTTCATCTGCATTCACGCTGGTCAACGACACCACGCTGACCTTCGACCCCAACTTCTTCAACGGACTGGGGGCGACGGAAAACGAAGTCATCACCGTCAACTACGACGTCGCCGACGGCAACGGTGGCACCGCCGCCCAGACGGCCACGATCACCGTCACCGGCGTCAACGACTCCCCGGTCCTCTCCGGACCGATCGATGAAAGCTACAGCGAAGACGCCGGCACCCAGGCACTCTCGCTGCTGCTCGGTGCCAGCGACCCGGACACCAACGACGTCCTGACGGTCGAGAACGTCAACGTGAGCGGTGACGACAGCGGCATCACCCGCAACGGAGCCGATCTGAGCATCGACACCTCGGCCTACAGCAGCTTGGAAGAAGGCGAGTCGGTCGAAATCGTGTTCACCTATGAAGTCACCGATGGAACGGTCAGCTTGAACCAAACCGCGACGGTCACCATCACCGGTGGTGCGGACACGCCGATCCCCGGTCCGGACATCTCGCTGACGCTGAACGAAAGTGACGCCGCCCGAACGGTCGATCTGCTCCAAGGATCCAGCGACCCCAACGGCGACCCGCTCTCGGTCACCAACGCAACCATCCGCAGCGGTGACGCTCGCGGTGTGACGATCGACGCGGCCAACAACCGACTGTTGGTCGATCCGGCAGCCTATGTCGATCTGGAAGACGGCGAATCCGAAGTCATCATCGTCGATTACAACGTCAGCGACGACAACGGCAACTCGGCCCCGCGGACCGCAACCGTGACGATCATCGGCCAGACCATCGTCCCATCGACCATCTCGGGCCAGCTGTTCATCGACCACATCGAAAACAGCGAAGCGGTCCGCGGCGGAGCGGCCCCGATTCGCAACGGCGTAAAAGATGCCGACGAAAAAGGACTCGCCGGTGTGACCATCCGCCTGCACGAAGTCACCTCCTCGGGCGAAACTCCGGTCGCTTCGGTCCTGACGGACATGAACGGTGCCTACTCCTTCACCGGCATCTTCCCGGGAACCTACGTCGTCGAGTATGACGTTCCAGACTCGGTCCACTTTACCGGCAGCACCCGCGGCCGGATCGTGATCAGCGACGCCGGCGGCCAATCGGCATCCGGCCCCATGCTCGACGCGATCGGTTTGATCGGCGTCCAGCAGCGGTTGGACTTGTTGGCCAAGTCCTACATCGCTGCCGGGATCATTGACACCTCGGAACTGCCCGAGGGCTTGGGCGGCGGCTCGGTCCACCTGAATGCCGACGGCACGATGAAAATGTTTGTCGCCGGTGAAGGCTTCGACCCTGAATTCGCCGAAGTCGTGCTCAACGATGCCCGTGACGCCGCGTTGCTGACGATCATCGATGCGGTCGACGGCAAAGTGAAGTCGGCTCGATTGAACCTGGATCAATTCGTCGTCACCAGCGACGGACTGGGGGTTCGATTCTTCGGCGGCATGGACGACTTTGACTTCGTCGAAACCAGCGAAGAACTGGTCCAGGATGAATTCGAGGACTATCGCAACGCGATCGACAAGATCATCGGGTCCGAGTTCTGA
- a CDS encoding dockerin type I domain-containing protein, translated as MEERRLLASDLPFGATPVDTAEFMLGTVTVTPVFFESDGSIDPQTQDWTEAEIDEILAKIRDSVDWWSDLLATQTSVHTLDFVIDDHYARNPVRTGYEPIDNSSLTFKNYVGNWLTDLGYGDAPSIERAVALFNDSQRQTHQTDWAFTMFVVDSSDDEDGFFESGGFIGAFAYPGGLFMVVPSHRPTSTFTHEMGHIFWARDEYPGAGSWTDQRGYYNAQNLNASDNPTPGFEQQDSIMRGGVVVTRAFDNLVSPESTLAMVGWRDSDGDGIFDLADVPLVLDAIGSFDVEAGVYSIRGSAAVDTLANQNSAGMQSDITLARIGELQYRLDDGDWQTALSPDATQVEFDLQIPIETPFDQIAWRAIDTSTGITSDVLTGDQLTPVWSGIGGGYAYLDGNTDQQRDSDETLLAGTRFTVRRGDGSDLFHHSIQAVSLPTGVVTTTDDITLSGVGGDADGRIASLPATTGPHDGPVFHYFDDSADQWIDTWDATTRLAINAAASTGRVEIDVLGLDTGSYGLESGSYARVDVFDSQGNRIDRVTSDLVLAGDEQKLVIEDSLGRITRVVVYGHAETEILVSGIEFGQAALVSVGHNGAFSVDGLSDGDYAVEIVSPNLIYQFPAQPVSFQIAAGTLAPLAIAAQRVDSPRYNASLPGDVDGDQDVSIRDALIVINDLGRLGNRTLGAGETSGFDIDVNNDGIVSAIDALRVINAIQRATEGEGESISNIPPQSPQTSGSTQETSPAQSPWTTQPIAATAVDRVFGPHFPHTDWDRNIGPNHQNQKMLNYEGQRTSDQSPGELPSDRPTQADVQQLDETGENTGFERPLSGFLSVEGEIESRFAPHPDPEQLF; from the coding sequence ATGGAAGAGCGCCGGCTGTTGGCCAGTGACTTGCCCTTCGGCGCCACCCCCGTCGACACCGCCGAATTCATGCTCGGTACCGTTACGGTGACGCCGGTGTTCTTCGAAAGCGACGGATCGATCGATCCGCAGACACAGGATTGGACGGAAGCGGAAATCGACGAAATCCTGGCCAAGATCCGTGACAGCGTCGATTGGTGGAGCGACCTGCTGGCGACGCAAACCTCAGTCCACACACTCGATTTTGTGATCGACGATCACTATGCCCGAAACCCGGTCCGAACGGGCTACGAACCGATCGACAACAGCAGCCTGACCTTCAAAAATTACGTCGGCAACTGGCTGACCGACCTGGGTTATGGCGATGCACCGTCGATCGAACGCGCCGTCGCACTGTTTAACGATTCACAGCGACAAACCCACCAAACCGATTGGGCATTCACCATGTTCGTCGTTGATTCCTCCGATGACGAAGATGGTTTCTTCGAAAGCGGCGGCTTCATCGGGGCGTTTGCCTATCCCGGTGGGCTGTTCATGGTGGTCCCGTCACATCGCCCCACTTCGACCTTCACCCACGAAATGGGACACATCTTTTGGGCCCGTGACGAATACCCTGGGGCCGGCAGCTGGACCGACCAACGCGGCTACTACAACGCGCAAAACCTGAACGCCTCGGACAACCCGACCCCGGGATTTGAACAACAGGACAGTATCATGCGGGGCGGCGTCGTCGTCACCCGCGCGTTTGACAACTTGGTTTCCCCCGAATCGACGCTAGCCATGGTGGGCTGGCGCGACAGCGACGGCGACGGCATCTTTGATCTCGCTGACGTCCCACTGGTACTCGATGCGATCGGTTCGTTTGACGTCGAAGCCGGTGTTTATTCGATCCGCGGATCCGCCGCCGTCGACACGCTCGCCAATCAAAACTCGGCCGGCATGCAAAGCGACATCACGCTGGCACGAATCGGCGAGTTGCAATACCGACTCGATGACGGCGACTGGCAAACCGCCTTGTCACCCGATGCGACACAGGTCGAATTCGACCTCCAAATCCCGATCGAAACGCCCTTCGACCAGATCGCGTGGCGGGCTATCGATACCAGCACGGGAATCACCAGCGACGTTTTGACCGGCGATCAGTTGACGCCCGTGTGGTCCGGCATCGGCGGCGGGTATGCGTATCTGGATGGAAACACCGACCAGCAGCGCGACAGCGACGAAACCTTGCTCGCCGGCACGCGATTCACCGTCCGTCGCGGCGACGGATCGGACCTGTTTCATCACTCGATTCAGGCCGTCAGCTTGCCCACCGGCGTGGTGACGACGACCGACGACATCACGCTCAGCGGCGTCGGAGGCGATGCCGACGGACGAATCGCGTCGCTGCCCGCCACCACCGGCCCGCACGACGGACCCGTCTTTCACTACTTTGACGACTCGGCCGACCAGTGGATCGACACTTGGGACGCGACGACCCGGCTGGCGATCAACGCAGCCGCGTCGACCGGACGCGTGGAAATCGATGTCCTCGGACTCGACACCGGCAGCTATGGGCTCGAAAGCGGCAGCTATGCCCGCGTCGATGTCTTTGATTCCCAAGGGAACCGTATCGACCGGGTGACCAGCGACTTGGTGCTCGCCGGCGATGAACAAAAACTGGTCATCGAAGATTCGCTTGGACGCATCACACGCGTCGTGGTGTACGGCCACGCCGAAACCGAAATCCTGGTCTCCGGGATCGAGTTCGGACAGGCCGCACTGGTTTCGGTTGGTCACAACGGTGCGTTCTCCGTCGACGGTCTGTCCGACGGTGATTATGCCGTCGAAATCGTCTCGCCGAACCTGATTTATCAATTTCCCGCCCAGCCGGTTTCGTTCCAAATCGCTGCCGGAACGCTCGCGCCGCTGGCGATCGCCGCACAGCGAGTCGACAGCCCCCGATACAACGCCTCGTTGCCGGGAGACGTCGACGGCGATCAAGATGTCTCCATTCGTGACGCGTTGATCGTCATCAACGATTTGGGACGACTGGGAAATCGCACCCTGGGAGCCGGCGAAACAAGTGGCTTTGACATTGATGTCAATAACGACGGAATTGTCAGCGCGATCGATGCGCTGCGTGTCATCAATGCGATCCAACGCGCCACCGAAGGCGAAGGCGAATCGATTTCCAATATTCCCCCACAATCACCCCAGACATCCGGCTCAACCCAAGAAACCAGCCCCGCGCAATCCCCCTGGACCACCCAGCCGATCGCCGCAACGGCCGTGGACCGGGTTTTCGGCCCACATTTTCCGCACACCGATTGGGACAGGAATATCGGTCCGAATCACCAAAACCAGAAAATGTTGAACTATGAGGGCCAACGGACATCTGATCAAAGTCCGGGGGAACTCCCATCCGATAGACCCACCCAGGCGGATGTTCAGCAACTCGACGAAACCGGGGAAAACACGGGTTTTGAGCGTCCTTTGTCGGGTTTTCTTAGTGTCGAGGGCGAAATCGAGAGCAGATTCGCCCCCCACCCCGATCCCGAACAACTGTTTTGA